The following DNA comes from bacterium.
GTAGCCTGACAGGGAGCACCAACGGATTGCTTGACGTATCGGTGCCGTACAACTCAAACAGCAGCAGCCAGCGGGGTGGCGGAGGCGGACGTATTGCGGTCATTTTGACCGGATCCTCCTTATTTGGTTCAGTGCGGCTGAAAGCCAATGGCGGTCAAACTTGGGATGGTATTTTTGGGGCGGCGGGAACGATTTACCTGCAAACCTCCACCCAGACGGCGGGGACGGGGACGTTGTTGATCGACAATGCGGGTCTGAACTCTCTGGCCCAAACATTGATGACGCCCGCAGACACGAACTTGAATGCCTTCGCATCGATCATCATTACGAACAAAGGCATGCTGGGTTTGAACACGAATACGGTTTGGAATCTTGGCAATCCTGTGAACCTGATCGCGTATGGCCCTGCAAATTCGTTTGTGGCGGCGGCGCAGACCAATGGGTTGTCGATCCCAAACGACTGGACACTCTCCGGTGGTTATACCCTGCGGTTGTACACGAACCTGAATATTGGAGGCAATCTGACGGTGAGCAACGCCACTTTGGAGTTGTTTGCCGGCTGGCGGACCAATTTACATGTAGGCGGCAACCTGCTGGTGGCGACGAACGGCACCATCTCGCATGCCGCCAATAACACCAATGAGCAGTATCGCCTGGCCCTGCAGATTGACGGAGATCTGACAGTGGCTGCGGGCGGCTCGATCGATGTGACCGGGAAAGGTTACACGAAATCGGCGGGACCGGGCCGGGGGGACGGGAGCAACTCCAACAATAAACCGGGGGCGAGCCATGGCGGCCTGGCCGCCGAATGGACCAGCGCCTGGGCCTATTGGGTGACCTATGGTTCTGTTACGGCACCGACCAACCTGGGCAGCGGCGGCATCGGGGCAAGCCTTTCAAGCGGGATTCTTTGGGCGGGGGGGGGCGGCGCGGCCGAGATCCGGGTCAATGGGGCGACTCGGTTGGCCGGTTCCATTCTGGCAAAGGGTTACCTGTCGAATATGGCGGGGAGCGCCGGAGGTTCCATTTTCCTGACAACCGGTACCCTCGCGAGCAATGGAGTCATTGACGCGTCGGCTAATGCGACCACTCAATACGGCGGTGGGGGCGGGCGGATTGCCGTGGTTCTGACCGGCGGCGACTCTTTCGATTCTGTGACCATGAGGGCGTTTGGCTCGGGAACCTACCGGGGTGCCGCTGGCACGATCTATCGGCAGACCGCCAGTCAGGGGGCCGGGCGCGGGGTGGTAACCCTCTATGGCGATGCGGCCACTTACACCACGAACACGGTCACTCGGATACCCGCGTCCACCAATGCCGCGGCCGGCGAGATTACCAGCCTGCAATATGTCACGCTGACGGCCACCAACTATGCCAACGTGGCGGTGACGACCAACCTGACCATGGGGGATCTGTATCTGACGGACGACCGTGCCAAACTGCGCTTGAACGGGCACACGCTGACGCTGAAATCTTCACAGCATACCGACTGGGGAACTCCCAGTCGGGTCGTTTACGATGGCGGCCAGATCATATGGACGGTGCCGGGGACGGTGCTGTTCATCTTTTAAAAAACCCGATAAAAACGCAGACAATATGAAAACAAATGTGTTTGTGGTTGGCGGTGGTCACCCTTGATGCGTCCGTGTGGAGACGCTGCCGTATGCAGAACCAGGCGGCGGGAATCCGGGGTTATGATCTGGGCCTCGCAGTAAATGTGCGAGGAGGGTATTTCTCCTTCAGTGAGTTGATAAATCATCAATCCCTTTGGACTTTGAGGTGCCAGCAGATCTTGTCGTGGTCGCATTGGTTAATTTCCCTGTTTAATTCCTGGATGAGTACGCTCCAAGTTTTTCACAAATAGGGCGAATGGGAAATAGCGGAAAAAAGTTGTTTTGGTTAAAAAGTGATGTGTTTTAGCCATTGTTTTGATTGGATTATGGGGCAAAATAGTCCTTATAAATTGTGGAAGAACTTTTATCTTAATTCATCTTGCAGACGGAAATGTGATGGGGCGTGGGCTCACATGAATCGAAAATTAGATAGGAACATAGACGACATGAACCGAAATTTGCGATGGGGTTTTGTTATTTTCGCCGCTGGCGCACTTGCTGTGTCCACGACGGCTAGGGCTACGGACGTTCCGGCGCGACCTGTGCCAGCCGGCGTGGTGCGCATCACGCCGGTCACGCGAAATTCCGCCGTGAGCAAGGCATCGTTGAAGCTGGCCGAGAAAGGCAAGGCACTCCTGCCGATCATCATCTCGCCCAAGGCATCCCCTGCCACAAAAAGCGCCGCGACCGAACTCGCGGGCTATCTGACGCGCATCTCCGGCGCCCCATTCACGGTAACCAATGGCGACGGACTAACCGGTATTGTAGTGGGGTCACTGGCTGAATTCCCGGCCCCGGAACTTGCCGAACCGCTGGCGATCTTCAACACCTTTGACGGCCGTGAAGCGTATGCCATCCGGACACAGGCGAAGCGGCTTCTCCTGATTGGTGCCACCGACCTTGGGGCGTCCCATGCCGTCTTCCGCTTTCTGGAGGAACTTGGTGTTCGCTGGTTATTTCCGGCTAAGGAGTGGGAAGTCGTACCGAATATCCCCGCTTTGCAATTCAGTCGTGACATCACCGATCGACCGGCCATCCTGTCGCGTGTGATCTGGTTTGAGGCGGGTTCCGGCGGGGAGCGACAGAATGCCGAGTACGCCGCCTGGAAGCGGCATAATGCCCAGGCCGAATCGTTCGTCGTGAATGCCGGGCATAACCTTGACACGGTGATTCGCCTCAACCAGGCGGTGTTCACTGCACACCCGGAATACTACGCCCTGGTCAAGCAGAAGGATGGATCTCTGAAACGGGAAGGGCCCCAATTGGAACTGTCCAACCCGGCCGTCCGCAAGATGGTTGCGGATTACGCTGTGGGCTATTTTAAGAGTCACCCAACGGCCGATATGGTGTCGTTGGATCCCGCCGACACGGCGTCACATTCCGTGAGCCCCGAATCGCTGGCGATGGGCAGCGTGAGTGAGCGGGTCTTCGGGCTGGCCAACGAAGTCGCCCGGGTTATTCAGAAGGAGTATCCCGGCAAAATGGTGGGGCTGTATTCGTATAGTGCGCACTGGGATCCGCCCTCGTTCAAGCTGGAGCCCAACGTGCATGTGTTGCTGGCCTCGCTCGGTCAGGGCCAATATACGGGCCCGGAGCGCGAAAAGGTGTGGTCCGAGAGAAGCCGGAACCTCGGGTTCTATGAGTACTTCTCCGTCTGGATGTGGAGTTACGACCGTCTGCCCGGCAGTGGGGTCAATGACCTCCGGAGCACGCAGGCGCATATGCGTGATATTGTGGCGCGCGGGGCGACGTCGGTCAGCGCTGAGAGTACGAGCAGCTGGGGCTCAAACGGCCGCGGCTATTATGCCGCCACGAAGCTGTTGTGGAATCCGGATCTGGATGTGAAAGCGCTTGCAAGAGACTTTTATGAGAAGGCGTTTGGTGCAGGCGCAGATGCCATGCAGCGATACTATGAGCGTCTCGACCCTGGTAATCGTCCTTTCCTCAGCAAACACCTGCTGGGGCTGGCCTACCGCGACGTGGACGAAGCGAGCCGGAAGACGTTTGACCGGCCCGATATCCAGGCCCGGCTTGACCACATCAAACTCTACCTCCGATACGTACACCTCGATTGGATGCGCAACCGCGAGAAGGTCTCTGCACATGAAGGCGAAGCCCTTTCCCTCGAGATCATGACGCACCTCTATCGCACGCGTTTCCTGGCCTTGACATCCTGGGAAATGATCCGCCAGCAATGGGGGAAGTCTGCAAAATCGGCTCCCTGGATGGTGGAGGTGCCCTATACGCATGCTGGTATTGAAACCGAATTTCAGGAGGGACTTCGCTATTTCCAGCCTCGGGATATCGGCCAGGCCGTCAGCTTCTCGGCTGATCTGGTTCCCGTGCGCTGGGCGGACCGTCCGGCGGTCAAGAGCGAACAGACCTATCAGGGTGGGGCCAGGTACTATCTCTATAGCGTCACAGGCGAGCCGCTTGAGTTCACGACGTGGGCGGGAACGGCCTGGGGCGGGATCAACCGTTTTACCGTCACCGACGCCAAGGGCGCGGAAGTTGCCAAGGGCCAGCTCCCCAACGGCACGAATACCCTCCACGCGATTAAGGTGCCAGGCCCGGGGTTGTATGTGCTGGACTATAAGGATAATGGTTCGTATTGGTCCATGACCGTGGAGGCGGGGAAAGCCGCCACGCTTCCCATGGGCCAATCCCACGACTTCCGCAACTCGAAGGTCATGCAGGACATGTTTTTCTACGTGCCCAGGGGAACACGGCAGATCGAATATTATTACACAAAAACACACTTCCAACCCGGTGGACCTCACCAAGTGCTCGACCCGGCGGGGGTGGTGGTAAAAGCGGTCGACGTCAATGGAGACTGGGTTTCGGTCCCGGTTCCGCCCGGAATGGACGGCAAACTCTGGCGGTTGCGCAACCCGGTACTGGGGCTATTCTGGTTCAACAACATACCGAACTATATTGCGGCTTCGCCGGACGCCTTGCTGGTGCCCCGTGAGGTGGTGGAGCGGGACGGACTTCAGAAATAAGAAAGGAAAAGTAATATGACAGTAGTAACCATGTTGGGTGCGGGTAGTGGATTTACGGCGCCACTGATGCGGGACATCATGCTGATTCCCGGAATGGATCAGGGTGAAATCAGGTTGGTGGATATTGATACCAAACGCCTGGCGCAAATGCAGGCGTTGATTGGGGTCATGGCTAAACGGCTCAAGGGGGACGCCTGGAAGGTGAGTTCCACCACCGATCGCAAAAAGGCGCTGCGGGGCAGTCACTACATTGTAAATTGTATCGAGGTTTCCGGCTTGCATTGTGTTCGCTTTGACAATGATATTCCTCTGCAATACGGCGTTGATCAGTGTGTTGGCGACACCATCGGGCCGGGCGGCATTTTCAAGGCGCTGCGCACGGTTCCGGTTTGGATTGATATCCTGCACGATATCGAGCAGCTCTGCCCCAAGGCGCTGGTGCTGAACTACACGAATCCCATGAGCATGATGATACTGGCAGCGGTACGTAATACCAGCGCCCAGGTGGTGGGGCTCTGTCATTCGGTGCAAGGCTCCACCCGTGAGCTGGCCCAGGTCGCTGAGATTCCGTACGACGAGATGGTCTATCGTTGTGCCGGTGTTAATCATCTCGCGTGGATCACGGAATTATCGCATCACGGGCGGAATCTCTATCCCCGCATATTTGAGAGGGTCCGCAAGGAGTCGGCCATTTATGAGCAGAATCCCGTGCGTTTCGAACTCATGCTTCAGTTCGGTGCCTTCGTCACGGAATCGAGCGGTCATGTTTCGGAGTATGTCCCGTACTTCCGTAAGACGCCGGAGACGCTTCGCCGCTATTGTCGCGATGGTAGCCGCGGCGGCTCCAGTACCTATGCCGACAGCTGGCCAGCCGGGCGCGCGCAACAGGATCAGCGCCGTGCCGAGCTGATCAAGGACATCACCAAGATGGACCTGGCTCGCGGTTTTGAATATGCAAGTGACATCATCGAGGCTCATGCCTTCAATCGGCTCAAGACGATTTACGGCAATGTTGCCAATCGTGGCTTGATTGATAATCTTCTGCCCGATGGCGTCGTGGAGGTCAAGGTCCTGGTGGACGAGGCGGGGTTCCAGCCTTGTCGGTTCGGCGCGCTCCCGCCTCAGATGGCGGCCTTGTGCCGGAGTCACCAGGCGGTTTATGACCTGGTGGTGCGTGGCATTATGGAAAAGGATCGCGAAGCGATCGTCCACGCCATGTTGCTCGATCCTCTGACGGCGGCCGTCTGTGGACCCGCCGAGATCCGTGAGATGACCGAACGTCTGGCGGCGGCGGAGAAAGATTATATCCCGACCTTCATGTCCAAGGGCCTTACGTTGCCTACCGGATACATGGGGGATCTTGAGCGATTTTCGAAACGGAAACTACGCGAGCGGCGGGCCGCGCAGGCCAAGCATTTCCCGAGATTTGAAGCCACGGGTCTTCTGCCCGCGTCCGGGGATATCCGTGCGGTCAAGTTGCCGGGCAAAGACCTGGTCTTCAGTCCCGTGCCAGGAGTCCTGGGCGATGGCTGCAATGACATCCGGAAGATTCACAATGGCAAAGACGGCTTGGTGTACCTGCGGAGCAGCGCCCTGTTAGCGCGTGCCGGTGCGGGCTATTTTCTCTATGGGCCTGATGCGCCTTTCAAGGCATGGGTCAATGGCAAGGAGATCGGCTGTGATGAGCACTGCAGCAATCCGGGCTGTTCCGGCAAGTATCGGGCAGCGGTTAAATGGAAAAAAGGCCGGAACGAGGTCGTGATGGCGATGCACACGAATCACGGCAATTCCTGGGGTGTCATTGCCCAGTATAGTTATGTCTGAAAATCATGAGCAGCCCCGAATAGGCGGCGGATCGGGGTTTTATGATGAGGAGATTAGAATGAATATCAAAATCACGTTAATGATGGTGTTGGGTGTGTTGGCGGCTCTGCAAAGTCATGCTCTGGATCTGGTCAAGGATGGGCAGCCACTGGCAACAATCGTTTTGCCGGCAGATCCGGTTCAGGATCAGATCGCCCAAACCCAGGCGACTACGAATAAAGCCAAGGCAAAGCCCAAACCCGCAAAGCCCAAGGAAGATGATGAACTGTTAGCTGCTGAAGAATTGCAATCGATCATTGAAAAGATCTCCGGGGCCAAACTTCCCATTCAGCGTGGGGGCGCCATGCCTGCGGGACCGGCTATCGTGTTGGGGAATGCTTATGCCAGTGAAGCCGGGTTCGGTAAGGAAATCGGGAAACTCACCACGGATGGCATCTTGTGTGTGGTGAAGGGGAATGCGCTTTACCTGTCGGGCCAGAGACCACGGGGCACGTTGTATGCGGCCTATGATTTCCTGGAATCGCTTGGTTGCCGCTGGGTGATGCCCGGCCCGTTTGGGGAGCTTTATCCTTCGATGAAAACCATTTCAACGGCGATCAACAAAACCGAGAACCCCTCGCATTCAGAGCGGTACTGGTGGTGCACCTATGGCAATGCCGAAGGTTACGTACGCTGGACCTTGCGGAATAAGGGTAATTTCCTCAAGGTCAAGGGCGACCCAGTGATCGAGCAGGGGCACAATTTGTCCACCCCCATGGCATGGGGCAAGAAACAGCCGAAGTATCTTGCAAAAAAAATGGTGGATGGCACGGAAGTAAGCATTCTGCCTGATGAGTATTATTCCATCGTAAATGGGAAACCCTCGGGGCAGAACCCGAATTTCTCTAATCCCAAGGTCTGGGATATGTATGCCGACTACTTCATCGACTACTTCACAAAGAATCCCGGCAAGAAATATGCTTCCATTTCGGCCGAGGATGGGTTGGTCATCGATGAGCGCCCGGAAAGTCGCAAGTTGGATAGCGACGATTTCGACTGGATGGCGGGGGCCTATTCGTCCACGGATAAACTCTGGTATTTTCATAATCAAGTGCTGGATCGGGTGGCGAAAGTGTTCCCGGAAAAGAAATTCGGTGTTTTGGTTTACTCGAACAACATGATGCCCCCGAAAAAATCGAAAGTGCACCGCAATATGGCGTTGGTGTTTGCACCGTTAACGGTGTGCCCTTTGCACGATGTGCGCGATCCAAAATGCAAAACCAATCGTACCTACGCCCAATGGCTGCCGGAATGGATGAGGCAGGCCAGAGCCGTCGGGGCTGAGACTTTTTACTACGACTACGAGCCACTGGGCTTTTCGTGGAATGTGGCGATGATCTGTCCGCGCTGGGGGATCATCGGGAAAAATTACCCCTGGTTCAAGAGTATGGGGTTGACCGGGCATACTACCCAGGGACATGACGACTGGGCTTCATGTGGACTGGATAACTACCTGATGCAAAAATTGTATTGGAATGCCAACCTGAACTACAAGGATGTGATTGCCGACTATTGCAAGGTGCGTTTCGGCGCGTCCGCTCCGGCGATGATCGAATACTACGCAACTTACGAAAAGCGGATGGATGAGGTGACCGATCTCTATGGCAACGAGGTGTGGGCCAATCATCTGGTGCTGACCCCCGAAGTCAGGAAGGCCGCGCGGGAGATTCTCAAGCGGGCCGTGGCCATGGCCGATAGCGAGCGGGCGAAGGCCCAGCTCCAGACGATGGTTGATTTGCAGGAGAGCACGGATGCGGCCTGTGACGCCGAGGAGATTGTTCGCAATACCGGTGATTATGGCCAGGCGGCCAAATCGCTGGAAACCGTTTTTGCGGTGCGTGACCGGTTGAATGCCTTGTATCCAAAGTTTATGAATCCGAGCCGGGTGGATCGGAAGGAGAAGAACCAGTATTTGACCGGCGGCATTTATAACCAGTATCTGGATTTCGATAAGAAGATCAAGGAGGCAGCGGCTTATGTCGTGTTACCGCGAATGTGGAAAGGGATGCTGGATACCGAAGCCAAGGCCGAGCAACTGGGCTACCAGAAGCCAGGAGCGGATGTTGAAAAGCTGGATGATCTCGACACCACCGTTATGCCGGATGTGAAGTATGGTACCGAACGTGAAGAGGCGGCGTTCTTCTATCGTACCCAGACGGAGGTGCCCGCCAGTTTCGGGGGCAAGCAGGTCTCGATGTTTTGCTCCAGCCTGATTGCGAGACGGGTACAGATCTGGATCAATGGTCAGGCAGTGGAATTCACTAAAGACGGTAAAACCAGTACGACCTGGAATGGGCCGGAGTATTTCTGGTATGACTACAACCATGCGGTTGAGTTTGACCTCACCCCCTACATCAAGGCGGGGCAGGGGAACACGATTGCCATGCGAGTGCTGAAGAGTCACGATGTCGGCGGCTCGTATCGTCGGATATTCCTGTTGGCGAAATAATCATTCCCCGCGACTCTAATAACGCTGCCGGATGGGTGTATGCCTAGGGAAACGGTTGGCTTAATGAAGCGGTTGCGGCGATCCAGACAGTTCGAATAGGCAATAGGTTTGTATGTAGGCTGGGTTCTTGGTTCCAGTCTCCCCGATTAGGATGAATGGATGACAATACATAGGATTTCTTCGGTAATAGACCGTGTGATCGACCGTACGACCCGTCGATCCGAGGCCCGTACTGAACCGCGCGTCTATACCTGTGGGACCCTGCGCTACACGACCTTTGGGCTGTTCATGGTGTTCTTCTGGCTCCTGTGGGGCGACTTTACCATGAGCCTGATGGAAACGGTGTTGCCGACGATCCTACCCCTGCAACTCAAGGCCCTCGGCGCGCCCAACATGGTCATGAGCGTGTTCCTGGTGACGGTCCCCAGTGTCATGAACTTTTTCGTCAACCCGGTCATCAGTTTCCGGAGCGACCGGCACCGGGGGCCCTGGGGGCGGCGGATTCCTTTCCTGCTGGCGCCCACGCCGTTTATTACCCTCGTGCTGGTGGCCATTGCCTTTGCGCCTGAAATTGGCGCGTGGGTGCATGGACTGATGGCGGGATATGGGGGCTTTGGGAAGAACACCGTCATCATTGGCATGATCGGCCTGTTGCTCGTCATCTTCCAGTTCTTCAACATGTTCATCTCGTCGGTCTATTACTACCTCTTCAACGATATGGTGCCGGCGGCCTATCTGGCGCGGTTCATGGCGGCCTTCCGGGTGGTGGGGACATTGGCGGGAATGACCTTTAATTATTTCGTTTTCCCCCATGCCCAGACGCACATGCGGTATATTTTCCTGGGTGCGGCGGTCCTCTATTTTGTCGGGTTCATGTCCATGTGTTTCGGCCTGAAGGAAGGAAAATATTCCCCGCCAACTTCCCTGGTGGGGAACAAGACGGGGCTATTGGCCAGCTTTGAGACCTATTTCCGGGAGTGTTTCACCCATCCGTACTATTTGAATATGTTCGCGATGTCGGCGGCAGGGCAGGTGGCTGGCGCTTGCGGTTTCGTGGGAACGCTGTTCTTTCTCCATTTGGGAGTCTCATTGGAACAGTTAGGTAAGTTCAATACCTGGATGGCGATTCCTGGATTGTTGCTCATGGTACCTATGGGGATGTTAAGTGATCGGATTCACCCGGTCCGGGTGCTTGTCGGGCTCGGGTTCTTTGGTCCCATCATGGCGATCGCTTCCTTCTTCTTTATCCATGATTTCAGGAGTATTGTCATCTTGACGCTGATTGCATTTCCGATCGGCCAGTTACAATCAGCGGCCGCCATGCCCCTGAATTGGCTGCTCTTTCCCAAGGATCAGTTTGGCCAGTTCGGCTCGGCGGATGCGATGGCACGTTCTATCGTCACGATTGTCGGCAGTGTGGTGGCGGGACTCTTCCTTGACTTCATGAAGCGGCTCTATCACGGGGATGAGGAATACTATCGCTGGATGTACATCTGGTCGGCCATTTTCGCGTCGATCAGTTACTTCTTCCTGTGGCGCGTTTATAAGGGATGGAAGGCGCATGGGGGACTTAAGAATTACAAGGCGCCGCGTGTTGAGCACAGCGGAACGTCAATAGCCGAAACAAACCATTGAAGGTCAAAAGCATGAGTTGCTTTTATGAAGACTAATCGTGTTCGTTCAATGAAATTTAATGCCATTCAACCTGGAATGATTCCGTTCTGGTTATTCAATGATGCCTCTTCCGTGGCGGAGAAAATCCAGTATCTTCGGGCCTGCCGGAAAGGCGGCATCCGGGCGTTGGCCATGCATTGCCGGAGCGGGAACCTGATTCCCTATGCCTCGAACGAATGGTATTCAGCTATTCAGGCGCTGGTGGCGGAGGGCCGCCGCTTGGATATGAAACTCTGGCTCTATGATGAGGATCCCTATCCCAGTGGGGCGGCGGGGGGACAGGTCATGGCCCGCCGTGCTGATCTGAAGGCCGCCCAACTGGTACTGCGCGAACCATCCTCTGGTCTCGCCGCAGGCCAACTGTGGGAGGTATCCGAACAGCCCGTCGTTTGGGCAGGCTTGGTCCCCGTTGACCACCCCTTGGCCGCCCGTGATCTCACGGCGCAAGTGGGGACGGTCCGCCGCGATTGGTTTGTGACGCCTTGGGACAGCCGAAACTATTATCCTGCGACTCCGACATTCCCCTGTGTGCGGGGCGATGCCATCCGTCAGGTTTATGTCTTGCGCGTTCCCTCCATCCCCAAGGGCTACCGGCTGGTGGCCATTGTGCGGGAACTATGTGGCGTCGACGGGTCGTGGGGTTCCTTACCGGACTGTCTGCATCCCGATACGTTTCCGACCTTCCGAACGCTTAGCCTGGATCCTTACAAAAAGTGGGTGGGGCACGAGTTCGGGAAAACGATCCCCGGGATTTTTACAGATGAGGAAAAGCCGCATGGCTTTTGGCCCGTCACCCCCGGTCTCTTCGAAGCCTTCCGGCAGGACTACGGGTTCGACCTCACGCCGAGGTTATATCAGCTGTTTGGCGAACCCCTCTCAAACCAGTATGTGGAGACGCGTCTGGCGCTGCGGGAATGGATCGCCAAGCGCTTTATTGAGGTGTTCATGATGCCTTATCGGAAGTGGTGCGAAACCTGTGGTATCAGGCTTGTGGGGCACATGTCGCCTGAGGATGATCCGGTGGCCGAGGCGGGTTGCCTCGGCAGCGTCATGCCGCTGATGAAGATTCTGCATTGTCCGGGAACCGACCTGATTGCGCCTTTTGTGGGGAACCGGGAGACCCCGACGGTGAATCTGGGGAGCTTGCGGGCCGGATCGCTCCGTGCCCAGACCCTTGCCCCGGCGGCGGTTGCCGAGACCTTCGCGCTTTTCGGCTGGGACACCACGACGGCGAAGTGCCATCAGATCATCGCCTGGCACAAGGTGTTGGGCATTGACCGGTTCTTTCTGCATGGGTTTTTCAATAGCGTGGAGGGGGTGGTGGCACATGAGGCCCCGCCTGATTACGGGCCGAACACGCCGATTTTCGAGGGGATTAGCGAGCTCAACCGGTGGACGGTTGAAATGGAGGGGATCCTGGATGGCGCCAAGGATTCGGGCGGAATCGCCGTGCTAAACAGTTTAGCATCGTACTGGGATCTGGCCCCGGGCATGGATACTTCCTCCCATGAGGCCATGCGTCACGCCTTATGGCAGACCTTGTTGTCCTG
Coding sequences within:
- a CDS encoding DUF4838 domain-containing protein → MNRNLRWGFVIFAAGALAVSTTARATDVPARPVPAGVVRITPVTRNSAVSKASLKLAEKGKALLPIIISPKASPATKSAATELAGYLTRISGAPFTVTNGDGLTGIVVGSLAEFPAPELAEPLAIFNTFDGREAYAIRTQAKRLLLIGATDLGASHAVFRFLEELGVRWLFPAKEWEVVPNIPALQFSRDITDRPAILSRVIWFEAGSGGERQNAEYAAWKRHNAQAESFVVNAGHNLDTVIRLNQAVFTAHPEYYALVKQKDGSLKREGPQLELSNPAVRKMVADYAVGYFKSHPTADMVSLDPADTASHSVSPESLAMGSVSERVFGLANEVARVIQKEYPGKMVGLYSYSAHWDPPSFKLEPNVHVLLASLGQGQYTGPEREKVWSERSRNLGFYEYFSVWMWSYDRLPGSGVNDLRSTQAHMRDIVARGATSVSAESTSSWGSNGRGYYAATKLLWNPDLDVKALARDFYEKAFGAGADAMQRYYERLDPGNRPFLSKHLLGLAYRDVDEASRKTFDRPDIQARLDHIKLYLRYVHLDWMRNREKVSAHEGEALSLEIMTHLYRTRFLALTSWEMIRQQWGKSAKSAPWMVEVPYTHAGIETEFQEGLRYFQPRDIGQAVSFSADLVPVRWADRPAVKSEQTYQGGARYYLYSVTGEPLEFTTWAGTAWGGINRFTVTDAKGAEVAKGQLPNGTNTLHAIKVPGPGLYVLDYKDNGSYWSMTVEAGKAATLPMGQSHDFRNSKVMQDMFFYVPRGTRQIEYYYTKTHFQPGGPHQVLDPAGVVVKAVDVNGDWVSVPVPPGMDGKLWRLRNPVLGLFWFNNIPNYIAASPDALLVPREVVERDGLQK
- a CDS encoding alpha-glucosidase/alpha-galactosidase, with protein sequence MTVVTMLGAGSGFTAPLMRDIMLIPGMDQGEIRLVDIDTKRLAQMQALIGVMAKRLKGDAWKVSSTTDRKKALRGSHYIVNCIEVSGLHCVRFDNDIPLQYGVDQCVGDTIGPGGIFKALRTVPVWIDILHDIEQLCPKALVLNYTNPMSMMILAAVRNTSAQVVGLCHSVQGSTRELAQVAEIPYDEMVYRCAGVNHLAWITELSHHGRNLYPRIFERVRKESAIYEQNPVRFELMLQFGAFVTESSGHVSEYVPYFRKTPETLRRYCRDGSRGGSSTYADSWPAGRAQQDQRRAELIKDITKMDLARGFEYASDIIEAHAFNRLKTIYGNVANRGLIDNLLPDGVVEVKVLVDEAGFQPCRFGALPPQMAALCRSHQAVYDLVVRGIMEKDREAIVHAMLLDPLTAAVCGPAEIREMTERLAAAEKDYIPTFMSKGLTLPTGYMGDLERFSKRKLRERRAAQAKHFPRFEATGLLPASGDIRAVKLPGKDLVFSPVPGVLGDGCNDIRKIHNGKDGLVYLRSSALLARAGAGYFLYGPDAPFKAWVNGKEIGCDEHCSNPGCSGKYRAAVKWKKGRNEVVMAMHTNHGNSWGVIAQYSYV
- a CDS encoding DUF4838 domain-containing protein produces the protein MNIKITLMMVLGVLAALQSHALDLVKDGQPLATIVLPADPVQDQIAQTQATTNKAKAKPKPAKPKEDDELLAAEELQSIIEKISGAKLPIQRGGAMPAGPAIVLGNAYASEAGFGKEIGKLTTDGILCVVKGNALYLSGQRPRGTLYAAYDFLESLGCRWVMPGPFGELYPSMKTISTAINKTENPSHSERYWWCTYGNAEGYVRWTLRNKGNFLKVKGDPVIEQGHNLSTPMAWGKKQPKYLAKKMVDGTEVSILPDEYYSIVNGKPSGQNPNFSNPKVWDMYADYFIDYFTKNPGKKYASISAEDGLVIDERPESRKLDSDDFDWMAGAYSSTDKLWYFHNQVLDRVAKVFPEKKFGVLVYSNNMMPPKKSKVHRNMALVFAPLTVCPLHDVRDPKCKTNRTYAQWLPEWMRQARAVGAETFYYDYEPLGFSWNVAMICPRWGIIGKNYPWFKSMGLTGHTTQGHDDWASCGLDNYLMQKLYWNANLNYKDVIADYCKVRFGASAPAMIEYYATYEKRMDEVTDLYGNEVWANHLVLTPEVRKAAREILKRAVAMADSERAKAQLQTMVDLQESTDAACDAEEIVRNTGDYGQAAKSLETVFAVRDRLNALYPKFMNPSRVDRKEKNQYLTGGIYNQYLDFDKKIKEAAAYVVLPRMWKGMLDTEAKAEQLGYQKPGADVEKLDDLDTTVMPDVKYGTEREEAAFFYRTQTEVPASFGGKQVSMFCSSLIARRVQIWINGQAVEFTKDGKTSTTWNGPEYFWYDYNHAVEFDLTPYIKAGQGNTIAMRVLKSHDVGGSYRRIFLLAK
- a CDS encoding MFS transporter is translated as MTIHRISSVIDRVIDRTTRRSEARTEPRVYTCGTLRYTTFGLFMVFFWLLWGDFTMSLMETVLPTILPLQLKALGAPNMVMSVFLVTVPSVMNFFVNPVISFRSDRHRGPWGRRIPFLLAPTPFITLVLVAIAFAPEIGAWVHGLMAGYGGFGKNTVIIGMIGLLLVIFQFFNMFISSVYYYLFNDMVPAAYLARFMAAFRVVGTLAGMTFNYFVFPHAQTHMRYIFLGAAVLYFVGFMSMCFGLKEGKYSPPTSLVGNKTGLLASFETYFRECFTHPYYLNMFAMSAAGQVAGACGFVGTLFFLHLGVSLEQLGKFNTWMAIPGLLLMVPMGMLSDRIHPVRVLVGLGFFGPIMAIASFFFIHDFRSIVILTLIAFPIGQLQSAAAMPLNWLLFPKDQFGQFGSADAMARSIVTIVGSVVAGLFLDFMKRLYHGDEEYYRWMYIWSAIFASISYFFLWRVYKGWKAHGGLKNYKAPRVEHSGTSIAETNH